The Elusimicrobiota bacterium genome includes a region encoding these proteins:
- a CDS encoding DUF3536 domain-containing protein, producing the protein MKRFACVHGHFYQPPRENPWTGAVERQPSAGRDHDWNARISRECYVPNGEARVVDSDGRITDIVDNYAWMSFNFGPTLLAWFQDAHPHGYARLLTADKESAARLEGHGNALAQAYHHSILPLASPRDRLTEIRWGLADFKTRYGREAEGLWLPECATDDATMAAVAAEGVKFVILEPHQADAVRPLSGGAFKSAADALRPGTAYQWTDGKSRLAVFFYDGPLSRSVAFERAMSDSNAFAGRVVSRLPPTAEDGLALLATDGESYGHHESFAEMGLAHFLRYALPAKTVTPVNLGWWLAKHPPRLEVRLREGGTSWSCPHGVERWRSACGCGAVDGASLEWRAPLRSALEGLRDKLDALYEKESAGLLPEPWAARDAYISVVLDRSEENVAAFLSRHAPSAKDEAARVRALSLLELQRHSLMMFTSCGWFFDQLSRIEPVQVLLYAARALELARVFGADFEADFVSALKDEGGVWERLVKTQIVTPDHVAAHYAVSLLFEDQPPAFVHHHRADSERFTRRVEGGITVAAGRAAFFDGCTGASWTRTFFAAVLKGQRVQAFVCAGDLPDDRFDSLLHAAAGGAEAALPPGRLFLLRDLRPDEREKVLTTVLKRRLIRWEAAGRDQLEDALTLAEQFRGLGLPLPPGLEEETSLSLGHALADAARRFEEDAFGALDELKAVVARAKAAGLPAPSARAEQSFARGVERLLAGLENGSADGSCRELIEAAAAADVAGLHDWRPAAQVRVFRWLKAQAHAAPEADVLGRLLGIRS; encoded by the coding sequence GTGAAGCGATTCGCCTGCGTGCACGGACATTTCTACCAGCCGCCCCGGGAGAACCCCTGGACGGGCGCGGTCGAGCGCCAGCCGTCGGCCGGCCGCGACCACGACTGGAACGCGCGCATCTCGCGCGAGTGCTACGTGCCCAACGGCGAGGCCCGGGTCGTCGACAGCGACGGCCGCATCACCGACATCGTCGACAACTACGCCTGGATGTCGTTCAACTTCGGCCCGACTTTGCTGGCCTGGTTCCAGGACGCCCATCCCCACGGCTACGCCCGGCTGCTCACGGCCGACAAGGAGAGCGCCGCGCGCCTGGAAGGGCACGGGAACGCGCTGGCGCAGGCGTACCATCATTCGATCCTGCCTCTGGCCTCCCCCCGCGACCGCCTGACCGAGATCCGCTGGGGCCTGGCCGATTTCAAGACGCGGTACGGCCGCGAGGCCGAGGGCCTGTGGCTCCCGGAGTGCGCGACCGACGACGCGACCATGGCCGCCGTCGCCGCGGAGGGCGTCAAGTTCGTGATCCTCGAGCCGCACCAGGCCGACGCCGTGCGCCCCCTTTCAGGGGGCGCATTTAAAAGCGCCGCCGACGCCCTTCGGCCCGGCACGGCCTATCAATGGACGGACGGAAAGAGCAGGCTGGCCGTCTTCTTCTACGACGGCCCCCTGTCCCGGTCCGTGGCGTTCGAGCGCGCGATGAGCGACAGCAACGCCTTCGCCGGCCGCGTCGTCTCCCGCCTCCCGCCGACGGCCGAGGACGGCCTGGCCCTGCTCGCCACCGACGGCGAGTCCTACGGCCATCACGAGTCCTTCGCCGAGATGGGCCTCGCCCATTTCCTGCGCTACGCCCTTCCCGCCAAGACCGTCACGCCGGTCAACCTCGGCTGGTGGCTGGCCAAGCATCCGCCGCGGCTGGAGGTGCGCCTGCGCGAGGGCGGCACCTCCTGGAGCTGCCCGCACGGCGTCGAGCGCTGGCGCTCCGCCTGCGGGTGCGGCGCGGTGGACGGGGCCAGCCTCGAGTGGCGCGCGCCGCTCCGCTCGGCGCTCGAGGGCCTGCGCGACAAGCTCGACGCGCTGTACGAGAAGGAGTCCGCCGGGCTGCTGCCCGAGCCCTGGGCCGCGCGCGACGCCTACATCTCCGTCGTGCTCGACCGCTCCGAGGAGAACGTCGCGGCCTTCCTCTCCCGTCACGCGCCTTCGGCGAAGGACGAGGCCGCGCGCGTGCGGGCGCTGAGCCTCCTTGAGCTGCAGCGCCACTCGCTGATGATGTTCACGAGCTGCGGCTGGTTCTTCGACCAGCTCTCGCGCATCGAGCCCGTCCAGGTCCTCCTGTACGCGGCCCGCGCCCTCGAGCTCGCGCGCGTCTTCGGGGCCGACTTCGAGGCCGACTTCGTCTCCGCGCTGAAGGACGAAGGCGGCGTCTGGGAGAGGCTCGTGAAGACCCAGATCGTGACGCCCGACCACGTCGCCGCGCACTACGCCGTGTCGCTGCTGTTCGAGGACCAGCCCCCCGCCTTCGTGCATCACCACCGCGCCGACAGCGAGCGCTTCACGCGCCGAGTCGAGGGCGGCATCACCGTGGCGGCGGGCCGGGCGGCCTTCTTCGACGGCTGCACCGGCGCGAGCTGGACCCGGACCTTCTTCGCGGCGGTGCTCAAGGGCCAGCGCGTGCAGGCCTTCGTCTGCGCGGGCGACCTGCCCGACGACCGCTTCGACAGCCTGCTGCACGCGGCCGCGGGCGGCGCGGAGGCGGCGCTGCCGCCGGGCCGGTTGTTCCTCCTCCGCGACCTCCGCCCCGACGAGCGCGAGAAGGTGCTGACGACGGTGCTCAAGCGCCGGCTCATCCGCTGGGAGGCCGCCGGGCGCGACCAGCTCGAGGACGCGCTGACGCTCGCCGAGCAGTTCCGCGGCCTCGGCCTGCCCCTGCCGCCCGGCCTCGAGGAGGAGACGAGCCTGTCGCTGGGCCACGCGCTGGCCGACGCGGCGCGGCGCTTCGAGGAGGACGCCTTCGGCGCGCTCGACGAGCTGAAGGCGGTCGTGGCGCGCGCCAAGGCCGCGGGCCTGCCCGCCCCCTCCGCCCGCGCCGAGCAGTCCTTCGCGCGCGGCGTCGAGCGCCTGCTCGCGGGCCTGGAGAACGGCTCGGCCGACGGGTCCTGCCGGGAGCTCATCGAGGCGGCCGCGGCCGCGGACGTCGCGGGCCTCCACGACTGGCGTCCGGCCGCCCAGGTGCGCGTGTTCCGCTGGCTGAAGGCGCAGGCTCACGCCGCGCCGGAGGCGGACGTCCTGGGGCGCCTGCTCGGGATCAGGTCGTAG
- a CDS encoding alpha/beta hydrolase, whose protein sequence is MSGVEIRVHEGAGPTVIYLPGIHGDWGLIGAFRRALGPRVRFVEFAYSKDEITLERLAGLVHAELTARGVTSGWLLGQSFGSQVGWALLARGFAADGVVLAGGFVRHPWPWGARLFQALLSGVPSGIVNPAYQAYTVACNTLARRGPEEAEELLSFARNRGSREWAAMSWRLSLIVKSDPRATARATRAPVHYLGGMIDPLVPWPLVTRWLERECPGYRGEVIIRSADHNVLGSSPRESAERVLAWVGAA, encoded by the coding sequence GTGAGCGGAGTCGAGATCCGGGTCCATGAGGGCGCCGGCCCCACGGTCATCTATCTGCCGGGCATCCACGGCGACTGGGGCCTGATCGGGGCGTTCCGCCGCGCGCTCGGCCCGCGCGTGCGCTTCGTCGAGTTCGCCTACTCGAAGGACGAGATCACGCTGGAACGGCTCGCCGGCCTCGTTCACGCCGAGCTGACCGCCCGCGGCGTGACCTCGGGCTGGCTGCTGGGCCAGTCCTTCGGCTCCCAGGTGGGCTGGGCGCTGCTGGCGCGCGGGTTCGCGGCCGACGGCGTCGTGCTCGCCGGCGGCTTCGTGAGGCACCCGTGGCCGTGGGGGGCCCGCCTGTTCCAGGCGCTGCTCTCCGGCGTGCCCTCGGGAATCGTCAATCCCGCCTACCAAGCGTACACCGTCGCGTGCAACACTCTCGCGCGGCGGGGGCCGGAGGAGGCCGAGGAACTCCTCTCCTTCGCCCGGAACCGCGGGAGCCGGGAGTGGGCGGCCATGAGCTGGCGCCTGAGCCTGATCGTCAAGAGCGACCCTCGCGCGACCGCCCGCGCCACGCGCGCGCCGGTCCACTACCTCGGCGGCATGATCGACCCGCTCGTGCCCTGGCCGCTGGTCACGCGCTGGCTCGAGCGCGAGTGCCCCGGCTACAGGGGCGAGGTCATCATCCGCTCCGCCGACCACAACGTCCTCGGCTCCTCGCCGCGCGAGTCCGCCGAGCGCGTCCTGGCCTGGGTCGGCGCCGCCTAG
- a CDS encoding Zn-dependent oligopeptidase, with amino-acid sequence MNQLPLFLALLLALSPALPASAQVVGRSASAVPGGAPSVPALRFDLSRPEMRQAYREASAALDGELARIVAAPVAQASYAGTVLAQEKAVGDYVRAMIPLVFNAHVSPDKGVRMTAQAIEKVMNRRFVELGQRTDIYERVEAAAAKGEKLDAADQKLLDVTLRNYRDSGLGLPPEQRERLKAIQRKLNDLSSRFEININEGKDWLEVDEDGLAGLPADYKAGLEKTADGKYKVGLDYPSYVPFMRYAKNGELRRALNHKYENRAVPENLPILKEGLELRRELAVLLGHQDYPTMALKDRMAKTPQRVAEFLSRLTDKVRERARAELAAVLEVKRRDDPAATEVGDHERGYYSRILREERYSYDAEEVRQYFPVDRVVSGVMKVYQRILGVTFREVKGGPVWHADVRLFEIVDTKTGKLIGHFYLDLYPREGKYTHAAAFPLLMGREVPGGYDQTAAAMVANFPKAIPGKPALLPHAEVETFFHEFGHLMHQTLTKARHMSFSGTSVALDFVEAPSQMLENFAWEPEVLAEISGRWDTGERLPDALFKKMTAARRFNEGVQTLQQIAMAAADMALHSLVPADPSAEFNRVVAEITGMPGAPGGNSAASFGHLMGGYGAGYYSYLWSLVFDSDIYSAFQAEGPLNPAVGGRYRRDILETGSERSEEESLKAFLGREPSEDAFMRSLEDEKPAAGASEGVSMVGEFGPEAMAAVIAARARVGALPKGVTLEFLSHFSADNPQVRVKIDGRTVYFEYLYHSEANLARLRRVWWNPLTWFSGLGAPSKDAAARYEAAYRFAVEARAVYDRRNAPR; translated from the coding sequence ATGAATCAGCTCCCCCTCTTTCTCGCGCTGCTGCTGGCCCTTTCGCCCGCCCTTCCGGCCTCGGCGCAGGTCGTCGGCCGGTCCGCCTCCGCCGTCCCCGGCGGCGCGCCCTCCGTCCCGGCGCTGCGCTTCGACCTGAGCCGCCCCGAGATGCGGCAGGCGTACCGCGAGGCGTCCGCGGCCCTCGACGGCGAGCTGGCCCGCATCGTCGCCGCGCCCGTCGCGCAGGCGAGCTACGCCGGCACCGTGCTGGCCCAGGAGAAGGCCGTCGGCGACTACGTGCGCGCGATGATCCCGCTCGTCTTCAACGCCCACGTCTCCCCCGACAAGGGCGTGCGCATGACGGCGCAGGCCATCGAGAAGGTCATGAACCGCCGCTTCGTCGAGCTCGGCCAGCGAACGGACATCTACGAGCGCGTCGAGGCCGCGGCCGCCAAGGGCGAGAAGCTCGACGCCGCCGACCAGAAGCTGCTCGACGTGACGCTGCGCAACTACCGGGACAGCGGTCTCGGCCTGCCGCCCGAGCAGCGCGAGCGCCTCAAGGCGATCCAGCGCAAGCTCAACGACCTCTCCTCGCGCTTCGAGATCAACATCAACGAGGGCAAGGACTGGCTCGAGGTGGACGAGGACGGCCTGGCGGGTCTCCCCGCCGACTACAAGGCCGGGCTGGAGAAGACCGCCGACGGCAAGTACAAGGTCGGCCTCGACTATCCGAGCTACGTGCCGTTCATGCGCTACGCCAAGAACGGCGAGCTGCGCCGCGCGCTCAACCACAAATACGAGAACCGGGCCGTTCCCGAGAACCTTCCCATCCTGAAGGAGGGCCTGGAGCTCCGCCGCGAGCTGGCCGTCCTCCTCGGCCATCAGGACTACCCGACGATGGCGCTCAAGGACCGCATGGCCAAGACGCCGCAGCGCGTCGCCGAGTTCCTCTCGCGCCTGACCGACAAGGTCCGCGAGCGCGCCAGGGCCGAACTCGCCGCCGTGCTCGAGGTCAAGCGCCGCGACGACCCCGCCGCGACCGAGGTCGGCGATCATGAGCGAGGCTATTACTCCCGCATCCTGCGCGAGGAGCGGTACTCCTACGACGCGGAAGAGGTCCGCCAGTACTTCCCCGTCGATCGCGTCGTCTCCGGCGTGATGAAGGTCTACCAGCGCATCCTCGGCGTGACCTTCCGCGAGGTCAAGGGCGGTCCCGTCTGGCACGCCGACGTGCGGCTCTTCGAGATCGTCGACACGAAGACGGGCAAGCTGATCGGCCACTTCTACCTGGACCTGTACCCGCGCGAGGGCAAGTACACCCACGCGGCCGCGTTCCCCCTGCTGATGGGCCGCGAGGTCCCCGGCGGCTACGACCAGACCGCCGCCGCGATGGTCGCGAACTTCCCCAAGGCCATCCCGGGCAAGCCCGCGCTCCTGCCGCACGCCGAGGTGGAGACCTTCTTCCACGAGTTCGGCCACCTGATGCACCAGACCCTCACCAAGGCGCGCCACATGTCCTTCTCGGGCACGTCCGTCGCGCTCGACTTCGTCGAGGCCCCGTCACAGATGCTCGAGAACTTCGCGTGGGAGCCGGAAGTCCTCGCCGAGATCTCGGGGCGCTGGGATACGGGGGAGCGCTTGCCGGACGCGCTCTTCAAGAAAATGACCGCCGCGCGCCGCTTCAACGAGGGCGTCCAGACCCTCCAGCAGATCGCGATGGCCGCGGCCGACATGGCGCTGCATTCGCTCGTCCCGGCGGACCCGTCCGCCGAGTTCAACCGCGTCGTCGCCGAGATCACCGGCATGCCCGGCGCGCCGGGCGGCAACTCCGCGGCGAGCTTCGGCCACCTGATGGGCGGCTACGGCGCGGGCTACTACTCCTACCTGTGGTCGCTCGTCTTCGACTCCGACATCTACTCCGCCTTCCAGGCCGAGGGGCCGCTGAACCCCGCCGTCGGCGGGCGCTATCGCCGCGACATCCTGGAGACCGGCTCCGAGCGCTCCGAGGAGGAGTCGCTCAAGGCTTTCCTCGGCCGCGAGCCGAGCGAAGACGCGTTCATGCGCTCCCTCGAGGACGAGAAGCCGGCCGCCGGCGCGTCCGAAGGCGTCAGCATGGTCGGCGAGTTCGGCCCCGAGGCCATGGCGGCCGTCATCGCCGCGCGCGCGCGCGTCGGCGCCCTGCCCAAGGGCGTGACGCTCGAGTTCCTCTCCCACTTCTCCGCGGACAACCCGCAGGTGCGCGTGAAGATCGACGGCCGCACCGTCTACTTCGAGTACCTGTACCACTCGGAGGCGAACCTCGCCCGCCTGCGCCGCGTCTGGTGGAACCCTCTGACCTGGTTCTCCGGGCTGGGCGCGCCGTCGAAGGACGCCGCGGCGCGCTACGAAGCCGCCTACCGCTTCGCCGTCGAGGCGCGCGCGGTCTACGATCGGCGCAACGCGCCGCGCTAG
- a CDS encoding TonB-dependent receptor produces the protein MVPTRIAVLAAVLAVLPVAARPAALTGDSLFRDIRSASRLPDAPIDERRYPGTARVLDAADLRRLGGDTVADAIGRLPGVVLYNQSGNPFQPTLDLRGWNASPGPATIVLVDGVRVNEADLGQVNWQLIPLETVERIEVLPGPSTIYGKDALAGVVAVFTKRGTKKTAATASAGLGSYGRAEADASARGTAGGCDYAVSGVHAREDGYRRGASSRMTGVNGSLGRRTSKDDLRLTYAFADDRLDQGGSLTQGEFEADPRQRVSLVKTDSLLNAVTLNGRRTLFEGLSGAVMAQFRERLENTPLNRGRSSTSASSAKLRGAGGAGQLTADGELAGRRLTLNGGVEGARADAESSSAGDFGGFPFRSASGTRDTRLGSWLTGTADLWPSGPVLTAGARWDRTTIDYKNRITPANDGFRSYARTSPRVGMNWEVGGGASLRASYAEAFRAPTSGELSALGPFPSTPDLRPVKTRSWETGAGWRHPAWGEADVTLYRALAEDEIYAVFDPVAGFGQNRNIDRTRRQGVEVSLRPRVGKADVHVDYSYTEATFQGRFQLDKAPFPATQTVTPGSEIPMVPRHRLSVGASVPLPRGFRAGAGGQCVGSSRFFGDEANLERKLPGYCTLDLDASLERGAWTVSLGAKNVLDEGYATRGILSASGGRLERFVVPAVGRTVSARLRWRFAAP, from the coding sequence ATGGTCCCGACACGCATCGCCGTCCTTGCCGCCGTCCTAGCCGTCCTTCCCGTCGCCGCCCGCCCCGCCGCCCTCACCGGAGACTCGCTCTTCCGGGATATCCGCTCCGCCTCGCGACTGCCCGACGCGCCGATCGACGAGCGCCGCTATCCCGGAACCGCCCGGGTCCTCGACGCCGCCGACCTGCGCCGGCTCGGAGGCGACACCGTGGCCGACGCCATCGGCCGTTTGCCGGGGGTCGTCCTTTATAACCAGTCCGGGAACCCGTTCCAGCCCACGCTCGACCTTCGCGGCTGGAACGCCTCGCCCGGGCCCGCGACGATCGTCCTCGTCGACGGCGTGCGCGTCAACGAGGCCGACCTGGGCCAGGTGAACTGGCAGCTGATCCCGCTGGAGACCGTCGAAAGGATCGAGGTCCTGCCCGGACCGAGCACGATCTACGGCAAGGACGCATTGGCCGGGGTCGTCGCGGTCTTCACCAAGCGGGGGACCAAGAAGACCGCGGCGACGGCCTCGGCGGGCCTGGGCTCGTACGGCCGGGCCGAGGCCGACGCGTCCGCGCGCGGGACGGCGGGAGGCTGCGACTACGCCGTGTCCGGCGTGCACGCGCGAGAGGACGGCTACCGCCGCGGCGCCTCCTCGCGCATGACCGGCGTCAACGGCAGCCTCGGCCGCCGCACCTCGAAAGACGACCTGCGGCTGACCTACGCCTTCGCCGACGACCGCCTCGACCAGGGCGGCTCGCTGACCCAGGGGGAGTTCGAGGCCGACCCGCGCCAGCGCGTCAGCCTCGTGAAGACGGACAGCCTCCTCAACGCCGTGACCCTCAACGGCCGCCGCACCCTCTTCGAGGGACTGTCGGGCGCGGTCATGGCGCAGTTCCGCGAGCGCCTGGAGAACACGCCGCTCAACCGCGGCCGCTCCTCGACGTCGGCCAGCTCGGCGAAGCTGCGCGGCGCCGGCGGGGCGGGGCAGCTCACCGCGGACGGCGAGCTCGCCGGCCGGCGGCTGACCTTGAACGGAGGCGTGGAGGGCGCGCGCGCCGACGCCGAGTCCTCCTCGGCCGGCGACTTCGGCGGGTTCCCGTTCCGCAGCGCGAGCGGCACGCGCGACACGCGCCTCGGCTCGTGGCTGACGGGCACGGCGGACCTGTGGCCCTCGGGACCCGTCCTGACCGCGGGCGCGCGTTGGGACCGCACGACGATCGACTATAAGAACCGGATCACGCCGGCCAACGACGGGTTCCGCTCGTACGCGCGGACCTCGCCGCGCGTCGGGATGAACTGGGAGGTCGGGGGCGGCGCCTCTTTGCGCGCCTCGTACGCCGAGGCGTTCCGCGCTCCGACCTCCGGCGAGCTGTCGGCGCTGGGACCGTTCCCCTCGACCCCCGATCTTCGCCCCGTGAAGACGCGGAGCTGGGAGACCGGCGCGGGCTGGCGCCACCCCGCGTGGGGGGAGGCCGACGTGACCCTGTACCGCGCGCTCGCCGAGGACGAGATCTACGCCGTCTTCGACCCCGTCGCCGGCTTCGGCCAGAACCGGAACATCGACCGGACCCGACGCCAAGGGGTCGAGGTCTCTCTGCGCCCGCGCGTCGGGAAGGCCGACGTCCACGTCGACTACTCGTACACGGAGGCGACCTTCCAAGGCCGCTTCCAGCTCGACAAGGCCCCGTTCCCGGCCACGCAGACGGTGACCCCGGGCTCCGAGATCCCGATGGTCCCGCGCCATCGACTATCAGTCGGCGCGTCCGTTCCTCTGCCTCGGGGCTTTCGCGCCGGCGCCGGGGGCCAGTGCGTGGGCTCGAGCCGCTTCTTCGGCGACGAGGCCAACCTGGAGCGCAAGCTCCCCGGCTACTGCACGCTCGACCTCGACGCCTCGCTCGAGCGGGGGGCCTGGACCGTCAGCCTGGGAGCGAAGAACGTCCTCGACGAGGGCTACGCGACGCGCGGCATCCTGTCCGCGTCGGGCGGGCGCCTCGAGCGCTTCGTCGTGCCCGCCGTCGGGCGCACGGTCTCCGCGCGCCTGCGCTGGAGGTTCGCCGCGCCCTGA
- a CDS encoding type II toxin-antitoxin system VapC family toxin, with protein sequence MNRVFVDTSGWYAYARADEPAHDAVRKALERWEGRLVTTDFVFDEIVTLARLRLGFAHAASIGETLLDPGVVELVRLLPEDFEDAWSLFKKNTDKGWSFTDCSSFSVMRRLRLSEAIATDRHFRQAGFGTPV encoded by the coding sequence TTGAACCGGGTCTTCGTCGACACTTCGGGCTGGTACGCCTACGCCCGCGCCGACGAGCCGGCGCACGACGCGGTCCGAAAGGCGCTCGAGCGCTGGGAAGGGCGCCTCGTCACGACCGACTTCGTGTTCGACGAGATCGTCACGCTCGCCCGCCTGAGGCTCGGCTTCGCCCACGCCGCGAGCATCGGCGAGACCTTGCTCGATCCGGGCGTCGTCGAGCTCGTCCGGCTGCTTCCCGAGGACTTCGAGGACGCCTGGAGCCTGTTCAAGAAGAACACGGACAAGGGCTGGTCCTTCACCGACTGCTCCTCGTTCTCCGTGATGCGCAGGCTCCGCCTGTCGGAGGCGATCGCGACCGACCGGCATTTCCGCCAGGCCGGCTTCGGAACGCCGGTCTAG
- a CDS encoding DNA-deoxyinosine glycosylase, whose protein sequence is MKARCFPPVAGRRTKVLILGSLPGLASLRLGQYYGHPQNRFWELLGSALGEDLRRLPYKKRLARLKARGVALWDVVAEARRPGSLDSAIRGESHNEVAALVARLKPRAVFLNGLKAAAAFRRCAPGLPATILPSSSPANASVPWARKARAWRRMRAYL, encoded by the coding sequence GTGAAGGCCCGCTGCTTCCCGCCCGTCGCCGGCAGGAGGACGAAGGTCCTCATCCTCGGGTCCTTGCCCGGGCTCGCCTCGCTGCGCCTCGGCCAGTACTACGGCCATCCGCAAAACCGGTTCTGGGAGCTTCTGGGATCGGCGCTCGGCGAAGACCTGCGCCGCCTTCCGTATAAAAAGCGGCTCGCGCGCCTGAAGGCCCGGGGCGTCGCGCTCTGGGACGTCGTGGCCGAGGCCCGGCGCCCGGGGAGCCTCGACTCCGCGATCCGCGGCGAGTCGCACAACGAGGTCGCCGCGCTCGTCGCGCGGCTCAAGCCGCGCGCGGTCTTCCTCAACGGCCTCAAGGCCGCGGCGGCCTTCCGCCGCTGCGCCCCGGGGCTGCCGGCGACCATCCTGCCCTCGTCGAGCCCGGCGAACGCCTCGGTGCCGTGGGCGCGGAAGGCCCGGGCCTGGCGCCGCATGCGCGCCTACCTATAG
- a CDS encoding AI-2E family transporter → MSTFLSGPRKASYALFALALIVVARFNLGPCVLAGLVSFMIMDLTERGLRRRGAKIRVARWAALAMFAVMAVALSWIFIAFVRVGVARLPVLLDTVLPRLTTLSTEWGYELPVDNALELRDLLVTSAKENFASVTKTSGLLTRGFFLVLVGVFAAAMRFLTPHEEGGGANLYEALREEFSARVRLFVRSFELVVGAQVAISTVNTILTAVFLYAMGFPFKTFLILTAFVCGLVPIVGNVISNVAIVTAGLTVSVHLATFGLAYLVVIHKLEYILNSRIIGGSIDTPMWMTLLGLVAGEALMGVPGILLAPALLHYARAELRDLPVPATT, encoded by the coding sequence ATGAGCACTTTCCTCTCCGGCCCGCGCAAGGCCTCCTACGCGCTGTTCGCGCTCGCGCTGATCGTCGTGGCCCGGTTCAACCTCGGCCCGTGCGTGCTGGCCGGCCTCGTCTCGTTCATGATCATGGACCTCACCGAGCGCGGCCTGCGCCGCCGCGGGGCCAAGATCCGCGTCGCGCGCTGGGCCGCCCTGGCCATGTTCGCGGTCATGGCCGTCGCGCTGTCCTGGATCTTCATCGCCTTCGTGCGCGTCGGCGTGGCCCGCCTGCCGGTGCTCCTCGACACCGTGCTGCCCCGGCTGACGACGCTCTCCACCGAGTGGGGGTACGAGCTCCCCGTGGACAACGCCCTCGAGCTGCGCGACCTCCTCGTCACGTCGGCCAAGGAGAACTTCGCCTCCGTCACCAAGACGAGCGGCCTGCTCACGCGCGGCTTCTTCCTGGTCCTCGTCGGAGTGTTCGCCGCCGCGATGCGGTTCCTGACCCCGCACGAGGAAGGCGGAGGAGCGAACCTCTACGAGGCCCTGCGCGAGGAGTTCTCCGCGCGCGTGCGCCTGTTCGTGCGCAGCTTCGAGCTCGTCGTCGGCGCGCAGGTCGCGATCTCCACGGTCAACACTATCCTGACGGCGGTCTTCCTCTACGCGATGGGCTTCCCGTTCAAGACCTTCCTGATCCTGACCGCGTTCGTCTGCGGCCTCGTGCCCATCGTCGGCAACGTCATCAGCAACGTCGCCATCGTGACCGCCGGCCTGACCGTCTCGGTGCATCTCGCGACGTTCGGGCTCGCCTACCTCGTCGTCATCCACAAGCTGGAGTACATCCTCAACAGCCGGATCATCGGCGGGTCCATCGACACGCCGATGTGGATGACCTTGCTCGGGCTCGTCGCCGGCGAGGCGCTGATGGGCGTGCCCGGCATCCTGCTGGCCCCGGCGCTGCTGCACTACGCGCGCGCCGAGCTGCGGGACCTTCCCGTGCCCGCTACGACCTGA
- a CDS encoding NAD(P)H-binding protein yields MKTVLFGATGMIGRRIAAELAARGHEVSAPRRDVLDPDSIAAAAKGADALLSAYGPGPAGDVSSVVKAAESLVAGAKKAGVRRLIVVGGAGSLKAGGADLIDSPQFPAAWKGIAQAHRESLAVFRASGLDWTFYAPAALIEPGNRTGKYRTGGGDLISDAQGASRISAEDYAAAFVDELEAPRRAGSIATAAY; encoded by the coding sequence ATGAAAACGGTATTGTTCGGAGCGACGGGAATGATCGGACGGCGGATCGCGGCGGAGCTCGCGGCGCGCGGCCACGAGGTGTCCGCGCCGCGGCGCGACGTCCTCGACCCGGATTCGATCGCGGCCGCGGCGAAGGGCGCGGACGCCCTGCTGAGCGCGTACGGCCCCGGACCCGCGGGAGACGTCTCCAGCGTGGTGAAAGCCGCGGAGTCCCTCGTGGCGGGCGCGAAGAAGGCGGGTGTGCGGCGCCTCATCGTGGTCGGCGGAGCGGGCAGCCTCAAGGCCGGCGGCGCGGACCTGATCGATTCGCCCCAGTTCCCGGCGGCGTGGAAGGGCATCGCCCAGGCGCACCGGGAGTCGCTCGCGGTCTTCCGCGCCTCGGGCCTCGACTGGACCTTCTACGCCCCGGCCGCCCTGATCGAGCCCGGGAACCGGACCGGGAAGTACCGGACTGGCGGCGGGGACCTGATCTCCGACGCCCAAGGGGCGAGCCGCATCTCCGCCGAGGACTACGCCGCCGCGTTCGTCGACGAGCTCGAGGCGCCCCGCCGCGCCGGAAGCATCGCGACCGCCGCCTACTGA
- the ygiD gene encoding 4,5-DOPA dioxygenase extradiol gives MKRAPVLFIGHGSPMHALADDAFTRTLARLGREIGKPAAVLCVSAHWLTEGTRATAMEKPRTIHDFYGFPAELGAIEYPAPGSPTIAALAREAVGGSVELDAGDWGLDHGAWAVLRHMYPAADVPVVQLSVDLARPGAHHLALGRKLAALREKGIVILGSGNIVHNLSRLVWDERAEPHAWNAEFDAFVKARTEAGDASALAGDPRAMPGGALSVPTPDHWYPYLYALGAADGDPVRWEYEGLENASLSMRSASFGL, from the coding sequence ATGAAGCGCGCGCCCGTCTTATTCATCGGCCACGGAAGCCCGATGCACGCCCTCGCCGACGACGCCTTCACCCGGACGCTGGCGCGGCTGGGGCGGGAGATCGGCAAGCCGGCGGCCGTGCTCTGCGTCTCGGCGCATTGGCTGACGGAGGGGACCCGGGCGACGGCGATGGAGAAGCCCCGGACGATCCACGACTTCTACGGCTTTCCCGCGGAGTTGGGCGCCATCGAATATCCGGCGCCGGGCAGCCCGACCATCGCCGCGCTCGCGCGCGAGGCCGTCGGCGGCTCCGTGGAGCTGGACGCAGGGGACTGGGGTCTGGACCACGGCGCCTGGGCGGTCCTGCGCCACATGTACCCGGCGGCGGACGTCCCCGTCGTCCAGCTCAGCGTGGACCTCGCGCGGCCGGGCGCCCATCATCTGGCGCTCGGACGGAAGCTGGCGGCGCTGCGCGAGAAGGGAATCGTGATCCTGGGCAGCGGCAATATCGTCCACAACCTCTCGAGGCTGGTCTGGGACGAGCGCGCCGAGCCCCACGCGTGGAACGCCGAGTTCGACGCGTTCGTCAAAGCCCGCACCGAGGCGGGGGACGCCTCCGCTCTGGCCGGCGATCCGCGCGCGATGCCGGGGGGAGCGCTCAGCGTCCCCACGCCGGACCACTGGTACCCTTACCTGTACGCGCTCGGGGCGGCGGACGGAGATCCCGTACGCTGGGAATACGAGGGGCTGGAGAACGCGTCGCTCTCGATGCGCAGCGCGAGCTTCGGGCTCTAG